The Pseudarthrobacter sp. BIM B-2242 region TTGTTGCCCACCGTGACCAGCAGTGCGCTGGTGGCTGGCGGGGCGGCGGTGGAGCTCTCGGCGGTCATCGTTTATCTTTCACTGGGTGATCTGACTCACATAACTATAGTGAAGATTTTTAGCGAGTCAATGGTTTCTCCCTGACTAAAATGAAGATTTTCACAGGAGTACGTGTTTTGGCAGGTCAGGGAGACAGAGCCCTCTTTGCACCGGCCCGCGACTGTCTGCGCGCATGAAGAAGCCGGTGCAGCTGTGCGCAGAACCGCCAACTGCACCGGCGAGTAGGACGAATATTCAGAACTTTATAGATCCAACCTCATTCGCGGCTCCTATTTCCCGGCTTGTCCTTTCCGGGCTACGTCCTGTCGCTGGCCCTCCGGGACAGCAGCCAGCCACAAGCAATCATCACAACACCCAGCACCATATGGGTCCAGTTGTCCGTCATGTTCAGCGACAGGAAATTGGCCGCCGAATCAACTCCGACACTGAGCCCGAAGATGCTGAGGATGATGTACAGCGCACCGGCGCCCATGAGGAAATTGCGCGCGCCGTGTTCGGTCCGGGACATCGCAAAGCCCGTGGCACCGATGGCCAGCTGCACAATGTTGAGCAGCATGGACACCTGGAACACACCGAGGAACAGGGCATGGGAATCAGGTCCCAGGAACATCAATTCGCTGTAACGGGTGGTGATGCCGGGGATAAAGCCCAGGACACCGACCACCAGCATGAGAATACCTACACCCATGCCGGCATTCTGGACGTCTGCGCGCCCGAAGTGAACACCATGAGCATGTGGGGATGCGGTAGTCATTTTTCTGCCTCCAACCACTGATTGCGGACAATCCAATTTTACGGCGGAGCTGTGGAAAAAGCGCCGGAAGAGGCCTGATGGGGACTTCTGCCCAGCGACAGGACGGAGGCGTTCTGCTGGACTTGGACCCTTATGAAATCCGTTGTGGTCCTCGCCCGTGCCGCCCTCGCGGCCGGCCTGCTTCTGCTCGCCACGGGCTGCAGCGTCGCCGTTCCGGAAGGAAAAGCACCCGCCGTCGGGGCCTTGCTGGTCGCCCCGCAGGAGGCGTCCGGACTGCCTGAACGCCCGACGACGGCGCCGGTACCGGCGGAGTCCGGCTCGCCGTCGTCGCCGGCTGCTCAGGCGCCCGCGGGCCGCGCGCTGAACCGGGCCGAGGAGCTCCTGCCCAAGGTGAACGTCAAACCGTGGCGGGCAACGCTGCCCGTGGTGGTGCAGTCGGCGAACAAGGACATGCAGTGTTCCATCGGGCCCGACGCCGCCGCGTGCCACCTGCTCAACGATGTAGCGCCGCGGCCCGCCGACATCAAAGGACAATGCCGCGGGCTGAGCGAGTATTTCGGCGGCTACGCGGTGGTCACGCCCGACGCCGGCGCCCAGTACGGTCTCTGCGGTGACGGCATCTCGCCCATGGAAGCCGAATCGGTGGCGGGGCCCGCTTTCCCCGGACCGTGGATCGGGGACGGGCAGACGGTGCGCATCGGCAATATGGTGTGCTCCCGGGAGCCGGGGTCCATGGTGTGCGCCCACCTGCGCACCGGGCACGGGTTCATGATCGGCGCGGCGGACTACGAACTGTGGTGACGCGGGTCTCCTGCGCCGGATGAGCCTGTCGCAGACCGGCTGGCAGGCCCGGCCGTGACACCATGGAACACGATGAAACTGCGCGCTGATCAGACCGGAGACCGTGGCCTTCCCATGCCCTTGTGGCTGCAGGGAGCCCTCGAGACGGCGCAGGCGGCCATTATTTCCGCCCTCCTGGTGCTCATCCCGATTGTGGCCGTGTGGGCGACCGGTGGATTCCTGAACGGTGCTTTCGACGCGCTGGCCCGGCTCGCCGGGCAGGCCTGGCTCCTGATCCACGGTGTGCCGCTGGAGTTGGCGGACATCGGATCCGGGGCGGCAGGCGCGGCGGGGTCCGGCATGCTCACGCTGATTCCGCTGGGGCTCACCCTGATCCCGTTCCTGCTCGCGTGGCGGGCGGGACGCCGGCTGGCCCGGGCCTCCTATACGGACCAGCTGTGGCAGGCGCTGTTGGGCTCCTGGCTGGTGTACTCCGCCTTCGGCGCGGCCACCGGCTTTGTATGCCGCACCCCTGACGTCGGCATCAACATCTGGCACGCCATGGTGATCCCGCTGATCCCGTACGCCCTGGGCATGGTGATCGGCGCACGCCGCGAGGCCGGCTCATGGAGCCGCCTGATCGGCGTCGACGCCGTGGACTGGATCTCGCGCACCAGCCAGCATTCCCGCTGGGCCGGGTCCTATCTTGGGTCCGCGGCGAAGGCCGGTGTGCTGGCACTGGTGTCCGCGCTGGCGCTCGCGTGCGCGCTCCTGGCCGTGGATATCTTTGTCCACTGGAACCTGGTCATCGCCGTGTATGAAGCGCTCGACGCCGGCGCCGTAGGAGGTGCGGCGCTCACCATCGCGCAGCTGGGCTACCTGCCCAACCTCGCGGTGTTTGCGCTCGCCTGGATCTCAGGGTCCGGCTTCGCCATGGGCATTGGTTCGCAGGTGGGTCCGCTGGGCACCGCCACCGGGCCGCTGCCCGCTATTCCGGCCTTTGCGGCCATTCCGTCCGGTCCGCTGGACTACGGCTTCGTGGCGCTGGTGGTTCCGGTCCTCGCCGGCGTCCTCGCCGGCTGGTGGTTCCTGCGTGAAGGTGAGAACCACTTTGACGAGTGGCTGTCCATCAAGGTTCGCGCCCGCTGGTTCACGGCCACGGCGTCCACCCTGGTGCTCGGCGTGCTGATCGGCGTTGTGTCAGGGCTGCTCGCCGCCGGACTGGCGTGGCTGGCCGGTGGGTCTGCCGGACTCGGCCGCCTCACCGACATCGGACCGGACCCCTTGTGGACGGGAGTGTGGCTGGCCGCGGAAGTGGGGATCGGCGTCGTGATCGGTTACGCGGCGGGGCCATGGCTGGAACGCCAGCAGCACGTGGAAGCGGAACTGGTCCGCTGATCCGCCTTTTCGGCGTGCCAACGGCACTGCCTGAACTTTGGTTCTCTGCGGCGGAAATCATTCCGGGGTTTATCGGTTTCACCGGAGGTTATCGGGTTAGTGTTGCGGTGACGGCAACCGCCGGCGAATACCCTCAGGGAGGGTGCATGAACGCCAACCAATCCAGCTCCGAGCAGTTCGGCCAGCACTTGATCAGCGTTGGAGGTTCGGAAGCTGACGTCAGCGGATCCGCCTACGTGGTCACCGACGAAGACACGGTCGAGAGCGTTGTGTCGGGTCTGCGGATCAAACAGCAGCAGCAAGGCGTCCCCGCCAGCAAGCCGTCCATTCTGCATGCCTCCGCGCAGGTTCTGATCAGCAGGCGCGATGAAGATGACCCCGAACATCACGCCGGAACGTCCCATGCGGGGGAGTACCAGTTGGACATCCACCTCAGCGCGGACCACAGCATCCGCGAAGCCATCCCGGAGAAAGATCTGGAACAGGCTCAGATCTGGGCGCGGGGACGGATCGCAGCCGAGGGGGCCGAGTTCGGGGCCATCTACTTTCCTGCCGGCGGCGGCGTCGAACCCGGCACAGGTGCGCTCGAATGCAGTTACCACAGCGCGGTGGGCTGGTACCGGTAGCGGAGCGCCAGTGCAGTTTTAGGGCGACCGCTTAGGGAAAGCCCGGCAGCGCCTGCTCGAGCTGGACGCGGCAGCTTGACATCGCCTGGTCCGTCAGGGCCTGCCGCTGGCACGCCTGGAACTCCTGTACCTGGTCAAAGAACACTGCCGAAGCCAGGATGACCAGCAGCATGATCAGCGAAATCACGAGTCCAGAGATGGTCCCGAACAGGACCAGCCGGGACTCCTTGAGCTTCGCAGCCCGGACCAGCAGGAGGATCCCCAGCACGAAGCTCGCGGCGGTCAGGATGCCGGTGAGCCAGAGGTAGCTGACGTCGAGCTGGTAGACGAAAAAGGCACCCAGCACGGTGAGGATAAAGATCCGGAAGAGGGTGCGGGTCTTGTTGAGCGAGGTCTTGGCGGCCTCGCTCAGCTGCGGTTTCGTCCGCTGCTGGCCAGCTGGTTCCGGGGGAGTAGTCATGGATTCCAGCCTACGCGAGCCTGCCCATAAGCTAGACCCATGCGCATCGTAGTCCTCGTTTCCGGCACCGGGTCCAATCTCCAGGCAGTCATCGACGCCGTTAAGTCAGGGGGGCTGGACGTGGAGATCGCTGCCGTGGGCGCCGACCGCGAGGGGACCTACGGTGTCGAACGTTCCTCCGAAGCCGGGCTGGAGACCTTTGTGGTCAACTTCAACTCGTTCCCCACGCGCGACGAATGGGATGCCGCGCTAACCGCGAAGGTGGCCTCCTACGCCCCGGACGTGGTGGTGTCCTCCGGCTTTATGCGTATTGTGAGCGCCGACTTCATTGATGCCTTCAAGGGCAAGTACCTGAACACCCACCCCGCCCTGCTGCCCGCGTTCCCCGGGGCCCACGGCGTCCGCGATGCCATGGCCTACGGTGTGAAGGTCACCGGCTGCACGGTCCACTGGGCCGACGCCGGCGTGGACACGGGCCCCATCATCGCCCAGGAAGCCGTCACCATTGAACCGGCGGACAGCGAAGAAACCCTGCACGAGCGAATCAAGATCGTGGAACGCCGCCTGCTCGTCAACACGCTTGCAGCCCTCGCCGCTGCCCCTTCCTTCTAATCCATCCCCGCCCCGCCCCGCCCCTCCCAACTAAGTAGCGCTAAGTGTCGTTTTGACCCCTCAAAACGACACATCGCGCTACCTACTTGGGTTTGGGGAGGGAACCTGTGGATAACTTCAGCGGCGTTCTCCCGGGCCTGCCACCATGGGCAGATGAAGGTCCCCAGTGCACTGCCCCATCCGTGGGCCCGCCTTCCGTTCACACTCAAAGAAGCGGCCGACGCCGGGATCACCCAACGTAGGTTGCGTCACCAGGGCTTGGAGCGCCCTACCCGCGGCATCCGGGTGCCGGAGGTGGAGGAGTGCCCCCTTGACCGCAGTATTCGCCCCTACACTCTGGTCACGGAGTTTGCAGCTGCGTCCCACGCCTCGGCTTTCCTGTTGTGGGAGTTCCCGGGGTTCCTCCCGGGTAGCGATGAACAGCTGATCCATATCTCGCGGCCCGATTCGGTAGCCATCATGCGCCGCCCAGGGGTGAAGGGTCACAGGGGCCAGTTCTTCGCAGACGAAATTGTCACCCACAACGGTTTGCTCATCACGTCGCGGACACGCACGTGGCTCGACTGTTCCCGCAAGATGAGCATCGAAGAGTTAACCGTGGTTGCAGATCACCTGCTGAGGGTCCCTAGGCCAGACTTCGAGGCCAGATCTGATCCCTTCGCAACGAAGGAAGACCTTGAGGACATGTTGGACCGGCACAAAGGGACACCAGGAATCCGGAAAGCTCGTTTCGCCCTTGAACAGGCAAGAGTAGGGGCTGATTCTGCCCCGGAAACCCGGCTAAGGCTGGCACTGGAATACGCGGGCCTGCCTGAACCGCAACTGAACGTGCCTACGGAGCTGGGTGCCGGCGTCGTACGTCAACCCGATCTAGCGTATCCGGAGCACCGGGTGGCCGTGGAATACGACGGCGAGGGACACTCCGAGGTCGCGCAGATCGTCAAGGACATAGCCCGCGAGGAGGACTTCGCGCGGGCCGGTTGGTTGCCGGTCAGGATCTCCAAACGCCACATGAAAAACGAGGCGCGGGCCGCCGTCGCCAAAGTCCGCATCGCGCTGCAGAGCCGTGGCTGGTCCCCCAAGTAAGTAGCGCTAACTGTCGTTTTGAGCGCCCAAAACGACAGTTAACGCTACTTAGTTGGGGAAGGAAAGGCGGCTACTCGAGGCGGCGCTGTTTGGTTTCGGGGGAGAAGAACGCCATCCACAGCACCGCCAGCAGCACCAGCCCGCCGGCCAGGGCAAAGGACGTAGCCAACCCAAGCTCGGGCCAGAAGTAGTTCGCAAAAATGAGCGGGCCAAAGCCTGCGCCCAGCCGGGAGAACGTTGAGGCCCAGCCGAAGCCGGTGCCACGCAGCTCCGTGGGATACAGCTCCGAGACATAGGTGTAGAGCACGGGAATGGCCACCTGGACCACGAAGCCGAACACCAGCAGCCAGAACACGGCGGCCGTTGGGATGTCCACCACAAACGCGACGATCACGAGGGTCAGCGCGGAGAGCGGGCCGGTGATGGCCAGGATCCATTTGCGGCCCACGTGCTCCACCAGCAGTGCGGCGACGATCACGCCGAGCAGCCCGACAGCGGCCATGGACGCCGTGGTTACAAAGGCCTTGTACTCGGCGAAGCCGGCGCCGATCAGGATCCGGGGCATCCAGGTCAGGGACAGGTAGTAGACGAGCAGGATGCTGAAGAACAGGGCCCAGGCCGTGGCCGTGATCTTCCAGTTGAACTGCCAGACAAGGCGCAGCTGATGCCACGCGCTTCCGGCGGACAGCCGCGGAACGTCCTGTGCATCGGGCAGGCTGTAGGCGCGGGGCTCGGCTCCGGTGGCTGTCACCAGGTCATCAATAACTTTGGCGGCTTCCTCCCGGCGGCCCTTTCGGATCAGGAACAGCGGTGATTCAGGGACACTGCGGCGGACCCAGAAAACCAGGAGCGCCGGCAGCACCATCACCAGCATGGTCAGCCGCCAGTCACCAAAGATTCCCACCAACGCTGCGGACACGAAGCCGGCGAGGGCCGCGCCCACGGGCCACCAGCCATCCATTGCCGTGAGGACCTTGCCGCGCTGTTTCCGCGGCGTGAACTCGCCTACAAGCGCGTAGTCCACCGGTATGCAGCCGCCCAGGCCGAACCCGGCCATAAAACGGAACACACAGAACCAGACGAAGTCGGGGGAGAAGGCGCCGAGCACGGTGAAGACGGAGAAGATGAGCAGCGTTGCTGTGAAGGCCTTCTTGCGTCCGATTGTGTCGGCGATGGTGCCCCACACAAACGCACCCAACGCCATGCCGATCAGGTTGGCCGTCCCTACCCACGCCACCTCGCCGGGCGCCAAGGCCCAGTGGGTTGAGAGCAGCGGGATGAGGATGCCGTTCAGCGTCACATCCCAGGCGTCGAACATAAAGCCGAGGCCGCCGATCAGGAAGATCCGCCCCTGGACTTTCCATCGCCAGGGCAGTTCCTGGACCACCTGTTCGCCGCTGGGCACAGTGGTGTAAATATTCATCGCAGCCTCCTGCCTAAATCTTAGTTGCCTGCATTGCGGGGTCTGTTCTGCGTCGATCGGAGCGCCCGGAGCCAGCCCGCAGCGCAGGCCAGGCGTGCAACACGATAAACTGGGCCCTATCCCCACCACCCGCGGCACTGGCCCGCGATATAAGACGGAGACTTTTGTGAGCTTCACGCAGCCTGACCGCGTATCCATTGACCGTATTCCCATTCGCCGGGCCCTGATTTCGGTTTACGACAAGACCGGTCTGGAGGATCTCGCCAAGGGTCTGCATGCCGCCGGCGTGAGGATCGTCTCCACCGGCTCCACGGCCAAGAAGATCGCCGCGGCCGGTATCCCGGTCCAGGAAGTCGAGGAAGTCACCGGTTCCCCGGAAATGCTCGATGGCCGGGTCAAGACGCTGCACCCCCGCGTGCACGGTGGCATCCTCGCTGACCGCCGCGTGCCGGCCCACATGGACACGCTGACCAAGATGGAGATCGAGCCCTTCGACCTCGTCGTGGTGAACCTTTACCCCTTCGTGGAGACCGTGAAGTCCGGTGCGGCGCAGGACGACGTTGTGGAGCAGATCGACATCGGCGGCCCCGCCATGGTGCGCTCGGCCGCGAAGAACCACGCCGCCGTCGCCATTGTTGTTGACCCCGGCTTCTACGGCGAAGTTGTCACCGCCGCGGCGGAAGGCGGCTTTGACCTGAAGACCCGACGCCGGCTGGCCGCCAAGGCGTTCGCCCACACCGCCTCCTACGACAATGCCGTGGCAACCTGGACCGCCAGCCAGTTCCTGGACGAAGACGGCGACGGCGTCATCGACTGGCCTGCCTACGCCGGCCTGGCGCTGGAACGCTCCGAGGTCCTCCGCTACGGCGAAAACCCGCACCAGCAGGCCGCGCTCTACGTGGACAAAGCCGCCCCGGCCGGCATCGCCCAGGCCGACCAGATCCACGGCAAGGCCATGAGCTACAACAACTTCGTGGACGCGGACGCCGCGCTCCGCGCCGCCTTCGACTTCGCCGAGCCGGCCGTCGCCATCATCAAGCACGCCAATCCGTGCGGCGTGGCTGTCGGTTCAGCCGATGCTGAAGACCCGATCGCCGACGCCCACGCCAAGGCCCACGCCTGCGACCCCGTCTCCGCTTTCGGCGGCGTCATCGCAGCTAACCGCACCGTTACTGCCGCCATGGCCGAAACCGTCGCGGGCATCTTTACCGAGGTAGTCATCGCCCCCGACTTCGAACCCGAAGCCGTGGAGATCCTGTCCAAGAAGAAAAACATCCGCCTGCTGGCCCTGCCCGAAGGCTATGGCCGGTACCCGGCCGAAATGCGCCAGGTCTCCGGAGGCGTCCTGGTCCAGATCTCCGACAAGGTGGATGCCGACGGGGACAACCCCGCCAACTGGACACTCGCCGCCGGTGACGCCGCCGACGAAAAGACCCTCGCGGACCTCGCGTTCGCCTGGACCGCGTGCCGGGCTGCCAAGTCTAACGCCATCCTGCTCGCCAATAACGGCGCTGCCGTGGGCATCGGCATGGGCCAGGTCAACCGCCTGGACTCCTGCAAGCTGGCCGTCGAACGTGCCAACACGCTGGGCGTTTCGGTGGAGTCCGACGTCGACGGTGCGGGCGGTGCCTCCAACGCCGGCGCCGTCGACGCACCTGCGCGCGCCCGCGGTGCCGTGGCAGCGTCCGACGCGTTCTTCCCGTTCGCCGACGGCCTGCAGATCCTGATCGACGCCGGCGTCCGCGCCGTGGTCCAGCCCGGCGGTTCCGTCCGCGACGAGGAAGTTATCGCGGCGGCCAACGCGGCCGGCATCACCATGTACTTCACGGGTTCGCGCCACTTCTTCCACTAATCCCCACCGGGTTGCGCCCAACCCGGGATTCAACGAACGACGGCGCCTGTCCCCGCAGAGGGGAGAGGCGCCGTCGGGCGTTAACGAAGGGTTCAGGATGGTTCCGGTGAGGGTAACGTGCTTTCGTCACCGGGACGCTGAGCACGTTCGGGAAGCCGCAGCTCCCGCGGCTTCGCCTCAGCC contains the following coding sequences:
- a CDS encoding DUF4383 domain-containing protein → MTTASPHAHGVHFGRADVQNAGMGVGILMLVVGVLGFIPGITTRYSELMFLGPDSHALFLGVFQVSMLLNIVQLAIGATGFAMSRTEHGARNFLMGAGALYIILSIFGLSVGVDSAANFLSLNMTDNWTHMVLGVVMIACGWLLSRRASDRT
- a CDS encoding DUF6350 family protein, which encodes MKLRADQTGDRGLPMPLWLQGALETAQAAIISALLVLIPIVAVWATGGFLNGAFDALARLAGQAWLLIHGVPLELADIGSGAAGAAGSGMLTLIPLGLTLIPFLLAWRAGRRLARASYTDQLWQALLGSWLVYSAFGAATGFVCRTPDVGINIWHAMVIPLIPYALGMVIGARREAGSWSRLIGVDAVDWISRTSQHSRWAGSYLGSAAKAGVLALVSALALACALLAVDIFVHWNLVIAVYEALDAGAVGGAALTIAQLGYLPNLAVFALAWISGSGFAMGIGSQVGPLGTATGPLPAIPAFAAIPSGPLDYGFVALVVPVLAGVLAGWWFLREGENHFDEWLSIKVRARWFTATASTLVLGVLIGVVSGLLAAGLAWLAGGSAGLGRLTDIGPDPLWTGVWLAAEVGIGVVIGYAAGPWLERQQHVEAELVR
- the purN gene encoding phosphoribosylglycinamide formyltransferase, whose product is MRIVVLVSGTGSNLQAVIDAVKSGGLDVEIAAVGADREGTYGVERSSEAGLETFVVNFNSFPTRDEWDAALTAKVASYAPDVVVSSGFMRIVSADFIDAFKGKYLNTHPALLPAFPGAHGVRDAMAYGVKVTGCTVHWADAGVDTGPIIAQEAVTIEPADSEETLHERIKIVERRLLVNTLAALAAAPSF
- a CDS encoding MFS transporter, coding for MNIYTTVPSGEQVVQELPWRWKVQGRIFLIGGLGFMFDAWDVTLNGILIPLLSTHWALAPGEVAWVGTANLIGMALGAFVWGTIADTIGRKKAFTATLLIFSVFTVLGAFSPDFVWFCVFRFMAGFGLGGCIPVDYALVGEFTPRKQRGKVLTAMDGWWPVGAALAGFVSAALVGIFGDWRLTMLVMVLPALLVFWVRRSVPESPLFLIRKGRREEAAKVIDDLVTATGAEPRAYSLPDAQDVPRLSAGSAWHQLRLVWQFNWKITATAWALFFSILLVYYLSLTWMPRILIGAGFAEYKAFVTTASMAAVGLLGVIVAALLVEHVGRKWILAITGPLSALTLVIVAFVVDIPTAAVFWLLVFGFVVQVAIPVLYTYVSELYPTELRGTGFGWASTFSRLGAGFGPLIFANYFWPELGLATSFALAGGLVLLAVLWMAFFSPETKQRRLE
- the purH gene encoding bifunctional phosphoribosylaminoimidazolecarboxamide formyltransferase/IMP cyclohydrolase; amino-acid sequence: MSFTQPDRVSIDRIPIRRALISVYDKTGLEDLAKGLHAAGVRIVSTGSTAKKIAAAGIPVQEVEEVTGSPEMLDGRVKTLHPRVHGGILADRRVPAHMDTLTKMEIEPFDLVVVNLYPFVETVKSGAAQDDVVEQIDIGGPAMVRSAAKNHAAVAIVVDPGFYGEVVTAAAEGGFDLKTRRRLAAKAFAHTASYDNAVATWTASQFLDEDGDGVIDWPAYAGLALERSEVLRYGENPHQQAALYVDKAAPAGIAQADQIHGKAMSYNNFVDADAALRAAFDFAEPAVAIIKHANPCGVAVGSADAEDPIADAHAKAHACDPVSAFGGVIAANRTVTAAMAETVAGIFTEVVIAPDFEPEAVEILSKKKNIRLLALPEGYGRYPAEMRQVSGGVLVQISDKVDADGDNPANWTLAAGDAADEKTLADLAFAWTACRAAKSNAILLANNGAAVGIGMGQVNRLDSCKLAVERANTLGVSVESDVDGAGGASNAGAVDAPARARGAVAASDAFFPFADGLQILIDAGVRAVVQPGGSVRDEEVIAAANAAGITMYFTGSRHFFH